The genomic interval CCTGGCGCCTGCATTTACCTGTTTCCCTATGGTGGGTTAGGTTCATGGCCTCTTGTGCTAGAAATCAACAGTAAAGCTTATAATTTACTCTCAGCGTTTTTACCTTTTCCCTAGTGCAAATTCCCAAAAATGAAACATTCATGTAAATCTAGACTTCAGTCTGATCACGCTCCTAACTGtagggtttgctacaatgtatcagcgtaaGTAAATTATATCACTTCTGAGTCCAGATTGTGTACCTCACATTGGATCATCTAGTTTGGATAcagttgtaacaaaccctcagctgtggaaAGCATTCAGACAGGCCAGATTTCCTGAATCTACATGTAAACAAtaaatgtttccattcactgacagcaagcagaatttaaaaaaaatggtgaggGACACAAAATGTTTCATTATGCATAGATTAGGACTGGACACTTTTGCTCAATTGCCCCATTAGAAAATATATCCAGGAAGATGGTAGATGTCTGGCTCAGGTTTTCAGGTGTAAAGGCTCCACAAACATTGGGTGTTATTCATTACGACTGTCGTTCTGTATGACAATCTTAATCCATTCCCCTGCCTGAATTAAGAGGCTCCAGCCTTTCAATAATTTAAtcaccatcacctgtccaactggatcctagactacctcacaaaccaacctcagtatgtgagagcccggggcgCTGCACAgacagggtcacagcaggctctacctgctcaggaggctgagggcctttggagtccagggggcacttcttagggcctttttcaactctgtagtagcataAGACATCATCTTCAGAGTAGCCTACTGGGGCAGTAGCATATCagtcagggacagaaatagacttcacaggctggttagaagggccagctctgtcctgggaagccccctggacccagtacaagtggtgggtgacagaatgatactgtccatggtgagttcCATGTATGAgaatgtgatagcactgggcagtattgtcagtgaccgactgctgcacccaaagtgtgagaaggagcgctatcagagatccttcctcccagccgtggtcaggctacataatctacatcaagctaagcggagatcactccgcacagagaactaaactaAATGATCTTgaatcttcttttctttttagttgctatgactcctagtatatttttctatctgctatgagcttgtatgtgttctttcttgtaatatattactgtattatccaggctgctttaacacactgaatttccccatggtgggactattaaaggattatcttatcttatgcacCACATTTGCATCTATCTACATACAACTGACATAAATAGGTTATTAAGTTTCCCCCAAGGTTCTAGTTTACTCCATGATGTTTCCATAAACTGGTAATAAATCTCTAGTTGGCCATCAATAAGAAGATGTGTTTCATAAAGACAATTTCCATTTTCCTCATCAATTGACATATCAAGAATTTCACCCCTATTCATGACATCATCTATATAAATGATTCCCATATCAGCTATAACATTTCTGTATGATCTCCCAGTTCTGTACAATATTCACCGGTTTTGTCTACAATCTTATCAATGACCCAGAGACTACTTACATCTGCGTAAATATTTGTGCCAATAACTGGTGACCAATGCGAAGGTTCATCCTTACAATAGCTGGGGCAAGAGAACCTGTGCATAGAAATGAACTTGTTAATATTGAGAATTTTACCAGATCCAAAACTAAATCAAATCTTCCCAATACCACAGTCCTAGACGATCACTTGTGCTCACCCGCAGACCCCCATCCCTCTTACGCCATTGGTTGTTTAACCCTTATAACTACTGCCTTGTCTAGCCATGCTGTAGTCTTTAGTCTCTTGTATTTACCTAGGGCAGTGTTTCACAGGCTTCTCATATGGACAGATCTCGGCCACTGTTGCATAACAGTCAATTGTCTGTACTGAGGAAGGAGAAGAGAGTTACAGAAATTGTAGCTATATACTAGATACTGTAGACCCACAAACCTTCTAATGAATAGCCTTAATATTTATCTCCATAAAACCTCATGTATCCTTCACATATATTCCAATGCACAGCATTTCCCATATAAACCTCTATATACTCATACACCCTCATAATATTGAAGCATATAACCCCACTATACACCTTATATACACCCCAATTTACCTTTCCCATAAATATTACATGACAGTAACACTAGACACTTACCTGTAACTTTCGACACCATGAATGAATTTCCTGGTTTAAATTTGCTGAAGGAAATAAAACAAATGTCAGTTCCCTCAATTCAGTGAATCTAAAGAAAGAGACTAAATTTAGCATTTTACCTCAATGACTCCACCCCATTTCTGGTGGACTTGACAAAGAACTGCAGTCGCCCTTTTCGAGTTATGTCTACCAGACCGCCATTGTTGTTGATGACTCCATAATGTATGGCTGCTCTGCACAAGCTGGACATCTAGAAGAATGGAAATGTAACTGGTAACTTCAGGATATATGAGCATGTGAAATACTGTACATAGAAAGGAGGGGGCTCTTGGTGGTATAGTCACTCCCAAACATCACAGCCAAAATACCTGTTTACTCCCTTACTTTGAAGATGTGCATAGGAAGCTAATTCTCATACTGATCGTTGGGAGAGGGGCCTATATAAATCAGCAATGGGGTAAGAGAATCTGAACTAGGGCTCTTCCATATACACAGGTCTCCACTGCAGCTGCATGAATTTACTATAAAAATATCTTCACAAGATACTTACACTGTCATAGAACAGGGTGCCAAAGACCTTGACTTTTTTATTTGCACAGCCAGCTGGACAGAAATACCTGGAATCAAAGAATGCATCAGTAACAtatcatatagatatatattattatagttcTTTAGTTCTAAAGTTTGGGGTGGAGTTATTTGGTAAAGGACAGTGGCGTAAGTACTGTTACAGCAgccgtagcggctgccacagggctcgtgctgctttttatttttttataggccATTATTTGCAACCAACACTATTGGGGCcacaatgtgatattatacagtgtagagaGACCGCTATGGAAtgctatactgtgtggaagccgcTATGGAACATTTTAGTGTATataaatagggcattatactgtgtagagcgaTATGCTGTGGGTGAACCCCCAAGTCATATGTTTTCTGTGGAGCCCAATCTtggctagttacacccctgataacCCATGACACTGCTGTAAACTCTATATACTGCCAAACCATGACCAATCTTAAGAGACAACTGTGTGGAGATCCCATTTAAAAagccctttcaccacctccacttctTTGTATTCTTTAATAGACACTACTCCACTGATCTCAATGctgttggaattttctctagATCTCTCACAGTTACTAAGCAAATGGTACTTGATAACTAGATTTTTTACAGTCAAGTAGGTGgtctcaggcaggagcaggcaagggggtgtgattccgaGCTCTCTGACAatgtccaatcagaggcagcccaCAAAAATGTCCCATTGTCTGCTACGACCCAAGAACACCCATTTGACAGTAGATAACCTAATTAACATATCTGACAACTAAAATGgtagggctaaaaaaaaaaattgtaactgcactggaatcagtaaaGCGGTGTCTGGTGGTAGAGAGACTGAAGTCTCCACATGTAGAAATATTGTCTTAAGGAGTGAACTGGAACAAGGACATTTGGTTTATTTTGCCACCTCCGCTCCAAATGCTATAAAAGGGCTAATAAAACAGTCTGTGTATTATGCCGACAGCACCATACATTCCCCATGATTCAGCAACTGGGATGAGTAAACGTTTTCATCCCACTATGGACTGTGATGTCACCGCGGTTACCCCAAATTTACATCCTCAGCAAGACCTATTTATCTACATAAAGAATGTTAAGGGGGAAGAATAAATTGTGAGCAAGGAGACGTTGGAACATGGCTGTTGTGCCAAAAATGTTGTTTTCTGTGGATTTCAGTGAGCAGAGAATGTTTGCAGTGTAAATCCAACTCTTCTGCCAGGAATGTCAGCAAAATATTCATGAGAATCTGAACTATCAGCTCACTACAAGAGAGGCATAGCAAAGAGGCACCAGGCTCATGAAACCTCGTACTTCTGGAAGTTTCTGCTGCAGAAACAGACATATATTCCTTACCATTGGAAACTAGTACAATCAGCATAAGGTAACATTGTCTAGAAAGACAGACACCTTGTACTGTTCCCTCTCCATACCAGGCTCTTCCTGGTGTCAGGTCAGAGAGCTGTGCTGAATGCTCTGAGAAAAATCGGATTTATCCTCTGTTTTTCCCCCTCTTCTCCTGCAGCATGTATCATCTCAGACACTAAGAGAAGCTGCAGatacatccccctcctcccctcctacTCCCTTATCTATCATTTCCTATTTTAACAGACAGGCTGAAGACAGGGAATGAGGGGGAGATTTCAGGCTGCTGTGAGGTGTTTATATGACACTGCCTCACAATATATCATATTATAATGTTTTATCTCTTCACTTAAGGAGCAGATTTATGCAAAGAACAGGCATGCACCcttcacaaaaacaaaaaaatatggaGGTTAGAGGTGGtaaattattattaaataataTCAATCCAAGACACAAAGCAAGTAAGTAAATTCCAGAAAAAGCTTGTACCTGTTGCAGGTGGATCCTTTGCATTTATCTCTCATCCTTGTCTCACATTTGATGacttgtgctaaaaaaaaaaaaaaaagaagatattaATAGGCTATATTATTAGTGATGCAACTGATGTTCttgaccaggggtcctcaaactttttaaacagtgggtcggaggcagagcaggtagcacagacatcgggagcggtgccctccaataggtaaagtgaagtgcgctccatggcctggcccgagctccccaggagtttCATTACAAATGCaagcctgccggcgttgtcggcggggccagacagaagtgcttggcgggccgcatgtggccctcgggccgcagtttgaggacccctgttcttgacagtgatgtcaccactgtttTCTAGTGAATGGGTATGGCATATTCctagtgatgtcaccgctattCTCTAAAGAATGGAtaatgcattctcagtgatgtcaccccgCTGTCTAGTGATTGGATAGGCTGAATTCTCAGTGAAGTCACTACTGCTGTCTAGTGAATAGATAGGATGTATTCTCAGTAATGTCCCCACTATTCTATAGTGAATATATAAGATGaggtctcagtgatgtcactgctggtcTCTGGTAAATCTATTCCCAGTGATGTCACTAGCGCTTCTCTGTAGTGAAAGGATAACATCTATTCTCAGTGAtaccactgctgctctctagtgaatagaTAGGCGGCACTGTCTGCATTTGTGTTTCACATAGGAAAGAGAATTGGATGCACTTACTCATAAGGTTCTCATTGGCAGGCTGTGTTGTTTTGGGCACCACTTTGGGCTTGTTGATTTTTTCATGCACCCATATCAGCGTCTCTTCAGGGACACGAGGAGATTCTATTTCATTGGTTTCATCTGTCTCCACTGTCCCGGCATGCTTGTCAACTACAGAATGACAACAAGACACTGTGTAAAAACCATTAGCAGAACATTTCTCAGGAGAGAAGACATGAACTCAACCTAAACAAGACAAGTAAACAGCTGAGCAGCAGTTCTTACTGGAAACTCCATAAAAACTCAGAACCAGGATATATCATCCAGGATAAGTTGTGCTGCTAATGGGAAAAATCGCTTCTCTGGCAACGCTCTCCACCAGCAGAACCAGACATAATGAAAAGAGGTTCAGTGAGAACAGGTTCTGGAAAATCTGCTTCTCATTTACCTTGTGTTAACAAGAACCACAGCAGATCATCACTGAAGGTCCAACACAGAAAGTATTAACAAATTTTTTAAGAATtgttgatgatgtcaccatctatATTCTAAAAACAAATACTAAACACCTCAATTTTCATTATGGAAacagcctaataatagacttcaTTTACATCCTAAAtagcacagacaggattacaacacAAGATAACACTTCTATTGATAACACCACTGATCCATATTCTTATAAGACGCAAAGACCCCAACTTCTGCAATCTTTCCTCACCACAGCACGAAGCAGAGGCAGGACATGAATGAACTGAGTAAGATTTGACGCTTGTGGCCAAAGTTCAGACAATGCTTCTATAAATCTCACTGTGCCTTTATGGCAGCCCATAAACCACCAGGCATATTTTGGCACAGCACCGGCGGATGGAGACTTAATGGAAATTACATAAGAGACCAAAATGTGTAATAGACACGTAGTCCATGAGCTGGAGGCAGATTCCAGGGTTTCATTGTAAAAATAATAAAGCAGTTTCCCTTCTCATCTCAGGAACCTCAATATTTGGTTGCAGGGCAGCAGTCAATGCCAAACTGTGCACCCCTGACCACCAGAGCAGGACAAAGGAGCAACTCACAACGGATGACATCTGCTCTCAACCTTCAGGGAAATTGGCATGAACAAGAATAATGACCCAAACATGAAAGCAACCATGAAAGAAGGATGGAGCAATCTCTAGTTCATAAAGAAAAGGAAGGAGCTACCTCCAGATCATAAGTTTTATAGAGCAACCTGGAAGGAACTACCTTCTAGACATAGAGAGAAGGATGTAGCTTCTTCCTAGTCAAGAGAAAGAGACAGAACAGAAGTGTAACCCCCACTGATAACCTGCCAGACTATAGTAGGTTTACCAGGGAGGTTCAAAACTGCATCTTGGGTACAGAAACTATCACAGCAATCCATAGGTGAGCCAAATCCTGCCATAAACAGTCTATAGTATTTGCAAAATGTTCACTTAGAGTAAAGTAGCAGGGGTCTGAATCACCTGACTGTGAACCCCATGAGGCAGAGGAAGGAGGTAAGTAAAGCCtagcaggaggagaaggaagaggagctatctcaggggtagggaacgtacggctctccagctgttgcaaaactacaactcccagcatgcatactggctctgctgtttttggagctccattggaagtgaatggagcatgatgggagttgtagtttcacagcagctggagagccgaaggttccctacccctgctctatctgATCTTGGAGCAGATTCTGAGAGTCTGTTTCATCATATCTGAGGGGACAGAGGAAAGACCCCAATTCAACTTGAAGCAGAGAGAGAGGAACAAGAGCAAGTGAGGCTCCAACAGTGTCATCTGAGGTACAGTGAGAAAGCGGTCACCATTTTACCTAAGGgaaccccagatatacagcctcctccattttggtttggtttttgttttgaGACATTTGCTATTAAGCCACAGAGATCTCCCCTCAGGGGTGAAACGACTAACCAAGTCTGACCAGACATAATATAACAGTGAGCTAAGCTCTAAAGAGACGTTACTTGCTGGACATCTGCATTCTGAAAGTTAGTAAATGTCATAGTGTGAAGGGGCGCCCGTGTGTAAACTGCAGCATCTAACAAATTGTTCTTGCATACCTAGTCTCTTATAGTTTAACATATACAAGTGCTAAACCTGAAACTAGGCCATTTACTGGCTGCTTACTGAATGCCAAGCTTAAGGTCATTCCTCAAAGGGCCTTGTTGTCTAGCATGGTAATATTGTCAGGCAATTCATACTGTGTACACCATAATACTATTcattgcagttttatatactttgCACTCTTAGTTTCATTTATTAATACACACATCTTAAGAAAAGGTTAAATCTTCTAGGTGTGGTTTGTTTTGAATTACCACGGTCATTCATAAAAGTGAAACAGATAGGTTATATAAGGGGTTCTTCTGAATCGACCCCTGGTGGAGGAGTCTAACCAACACCGTGTCCACAAGCCTGGTGAAGATTCGGGTGGAGGCATTGTATGATCAAGCTGGTGAAGAGGTCACAACTATAACCATTTCTGTAATCCTTAAGGCTCCCCAGCGGATTCCCTCAAAGGGGGTGTTACAGAAGGATGAAGCTACCCATTAATCTCAGAGAGAAGAATAGAGCTAGATTGTAGTCATAGGATAAGAAGGATGAACTACTTCATGGTCCTAGAGAAAATGACGGTGCAGAATCCTGGTCATAGAAAGAAAGATGGAAATAAATCCTGGTCATAGAGGAAGTGTGGAGCTATCTCCTGGTCATACATAAAAAAAGATAGGGCTACTTCTTAGTCAGAGGGGTAAGGGATGATGCTATCTCTATCTCCTGGTCATTGGAGAGGGATAGAGCTACCAACTGATGATTACTGATGTGTATCCTCCTCTTTGGGTAACATATACAATACTCTCTTGAACCTAAGGTTTATGGATAATGTCTAGAATACTTAGAAGAACAGTAAATACTGACAACTATGCAGGCAGAGCACAGGGAGGTTGTAACCATATATAAGAAtgtacaagtcattcctggacttaGAAGAGATATTAACAGCACAGACAGATCTATCTCCAGTAATCTGACAGATCTTTACCTTTGTAGCACAGGTTATTTTTGCAGTTGCCTCCATAACTGGGTGGGCACTCAGAGCAAGGTCTTCCATTCTTATAAGGGGCTTCACCAATCCAGTTTCCCCTGAAAAGGAACATAAAGTATCAGAGTATGACACATCCAGAGTCCTCTGTGTTGCTGGGAATGTATGAATATCTGTAGCATGCATATTTTATCTTCAGAGGTAAATGTTTTGATGCCAACACAGAATTTGTAATAAATATAGAATGTCCCTCCAAGAAGCAGCAGGATTTTGTGGCGCCGCTTATCACACTTTTGCAGCCATTGCTCCGCACATTACTATGCGTGTTTTTCTATTTCAGGGATATTTACTAACACTAGGTGAACAGATTTCCAACCATACAACTGGCAAAGAAAGATCTGCTTGTGTCCCTGAAGTGGAGGCTATACATGTCTGGGTTCTTACTTTGGAGAATAGTTGCAGACAAGGTAGACAGCGTTCTCCCAAATCTCTCCCCACACGTTCATCCTCTTGCAGACATTCACAGCGCAGCCCACTTTAGTGGTTGTGGCCCAgacgatctggaggtggaaaagACAACATGAATAGCAGCAGGTCATTGATCAAGACTAGTCAGCGGGCAGGTCACTGTGGTCTGAACTTTAGGGGGCTTCATGGGAGGTCGGGTAATGGAGAGGCCTCAGATAAACTGTTGCGGGAACATCTTAGGTAAAATCTGATTCAATGTTTAGATAGTTATGTCAATTGGTAGATTTGTGGCTTGTCTCAGGGCAGAATCCTACAGGAGCATCCTGGAGTGGTGGAGATTTGAAGGGGAGTTAACTCAAGAAGTAAAATTCTGGCATGGTCctgcattatattacatattagtATAATATAATGTAGGTTCATACTGGAAGTTAACTCCTTGAGCAATGACCCCTCCACATCACCGTCACTCCTGCATAATGTACACAAGGGTCATAACACCGCAGCGACTTGTATCTGGTGAAAAAATGCTTTTCTTTATTGGATCAAAACAGGTACATCAGAGCACATTTCCTGCAACATTATTGCATTACTGAAAATGAAGGAATTGTGCATTTGTAAAAGCAGGTATCTCTGCCGAAACATTGGGCAATATGCACTTTGGTGTACGTACTTTCATATAATACAGAGAAAACATTTTTTCACCTGATGTAAGCCTGTACTGATGTGATCTTcccgatatatatt from Leptodactylus fuscus isolate aLepFus1 chromosome 7, aLepFus1.hap2, whole genome shotgun sequence carries:
- the CRISPLD2 gene encoding cysteine-rich secretory protein LCCL domain-containing 2, translated to MSLWILLLSALLLADQCHCMFPTNSTFLENFLSKYKDSGLHSRTRRAISRTDKEEILQLHNKLRGQVHPSASNMEYMTWDDELERSSEAWAQQCMWEHGPTNLLMSIGQNLAVHWGRYRSPAFHVQSWYDEVKDYTYPYPHECNPYCPERCSGPMCTHYTQIVWATTTKVGCAVNVCKRMNVWGEIWENAVYLVCNYSPKGNWIGEAPYKNGRPCSECPPSYGGNCKNNLCYKVDKHAGTVETDETNEIESPRVPEETLIWVHEKINKPKVVPKTTQPANENLMTQVIKCETRMRDKCKGSTCNRYFCPAGCANKKVKVFGTLFYDSMSSLCRAAIHYGVINNNGGLVDITRKGRLQFFVKSTRNGVESLSKFKPGNSFMVSKVTVQTIDCYATVAEICPYEKPVKHCPRFSCPSYCKDEPSHWSPVIGTNIYADTSSICRTAVHAGVIKDESGGYVDVMPVDKKNHYFGSNKNGIHSESIKNHKEGKAFRIFAVKQ